In Aquificaceae bacterium, the DNA window TGTTTCCTATAATTGACAAGCCTGTCATACAGTTTATCGTGGAAGAGTGCCTTGATGCTGGCATTGACAATATTATATTCGTCACAGGAAGACATAAAAGACCCATTGAACACCACTTTGATATAAACACAGACCTTGAAAAGCACTTAGAACAATGCGGAAAAACAGAGCTTTTGAAAAACATAATGGAGATAAGCAGGTTAATAAATCCCATATATATAAGACAAAAGGAACAGCTCGGACTCGGTCATGCGGTGCTTGTGGCAGAGCCTGCGGTGGGTTATGAGCCTTTTATAGTGTGCCTGGGAGACGTGATACTCAGAGATGAGGATAATGTGCTAAGAAAAATGATGGACGTATACAAGAGGTTTGGTAAAAGTGTGATAGCAGTCTTTGAAGTGGAACAGAGGGAGGTTTCAAAATATGGCATTATAGACGGCAGGCATATTGAAAAGGACATATACATAATAGATGACCTTGTGGAAAAGCCAAAGCTTGAAGAAGCCCCTTCAAGACTTGCCATAGTAGGTAGGTATCTCTTTACTCCAAGGATATTTGAAAAACTTAAGATAACACCGCCCGGTAAGGGAGGTGAGATACAGCTTACCGACGCCATAAGACTACTTCTTGAAGAAGAAGCGGTCTATGCCATAAAGATTGACTCAAGGGTCTACGACACGGGAACACCTATGGGATACATACAGACCATCCTTGAATTTGCATTGCAGAGGGAAGACCTCAGGGAGGAATTGCTAAGGTATATAAAAGAGCTTACCATTGAGACCACTGAGGTATAATTTATAGCTGTTATGCTGAGGCTATTCTTAGGACTTGCTATACTTTTCACATACATAGTGATGATATGGGGAGGAGCGGTAAGGTCCACAGACTCTGGGCTTGCCTGTCCCGATTGGCCCCTTTGCTATGGTAACTTTCAACTACCAAAGGATACCTCCGCAAAGTTAGAAATGGGACACAGAACAGTCAGCGGGCTTGCAGGTATTTTTGTATTCCTTACCTTTTTCCTTTTATGGTTCAAATACAAGACCGCTCCAAAATCCGCAAAGATAGCATCTCTTGTTGCCTTGCTCTTTACCGTATCCGCTGCACTTACAGGGATGAAGATGATAAGGTTAGAAGCTCCAAACCTCAAATATGTGTCTCATATGCTCCTTGAATCCTTCCACATATACGAATCCATGATAATTCTTGGTGCTTTGGTTTTAACTTACAGATTTTTGCAAAGGGATGAAAACCCTTCTGGTGGTGTGCCTCTTTGGGCTTATGCCTTCGCCCTTACCACTATGATAACCGGTGTCCTTGTGCGATACACAGGTTCTGGTGAAGCCTGTGGTCATGAGTGGCCTACCTGTGCGGGAAAGCTAATACCAGACCTTACTAACTGGCAGGTTGCCCTTCAATTTGCTCACAGAAACATAGCCTATGTTACGTGGCTTGCCTTTCTTTTGGCTATGGTGTCTAACTTTAACAGGACAACCCTTACCGCTTTTGTTTTTATAAACCTTCAGTTCCTGTTCGCCATTTCCATGGTAGTATCTGGCTTTTTCCTCCCACTTGTGTTTCTTGACACTGCCATGGGCTTTTTCCTTTTTGCTTGGCTTACATACAACCTTCAACTTAGTAAAACTCCAGAGCCAAGGGTAAAACCTGCATGGTGAGTAGGGCTGTGGTATACAGTAGTCTCATAAGGGATTACATAATCCTCACAAAACCTGGCATAGTCTTGCTCGTTCTAATAACAACTCTCACTGGCATGTATTTTGCCAAGAGAGGCTTTCCAGACCCTTGGCTCGTCTTTTGGACACTTCTTGGCACTGGGCTTGCCTCTGCAGGTTCTGCGGTTCTCAATCAGTTCTTTGACAGAGACTTGGATGCCCTTATGAGCAGGACAAAGGACAGACCACTGCCAAGCGGAAGCATACCATCCTCCAATGCCCTTGTCTTTGGCTTGTCTTTGCTTGTGCTTTCTGCGATGGTAATGCTCCTTATGGTAAACCTACTTGCGACCTTTTTTGTTTTCCTCGCAGTCTTTTTCTATGTG includes these proteins:
- the galU gene encoding UTP--glucose-1-phosphate uridylyltransferase GalU; translation: MEVRKAVLPVAGWGTRFLPATKAMPKEMFPIIDKPVIQFIVEECLDAGIDNIIFVTGRHKRPIEHHFDINTDLEKHLEQCGKTELLKNIMEISRLINPIYIRQKEQLGLGHAVLVAEPAVGYEPFIVCLGDVILRDEDNVLRKMMDVYKRFGKSVIAVFEVEQREVSKYGIIDGRHIEKDIYIIDDLVEKPKLEEAPSRLAIVGRYLFTPRIFEKLKITPPGKGGEIQLTDAIRLLLEEEAVYAIKIDSRVYDTGTPMGYIQTILEFALQREDLREELLRYIKELTIETTEV
- a CDS encoding COX15/CtaA family protein, producing MLRLFLGLAILFTYIVMIWGGAVRSTDSGLACPDWPLCYGNFQLPKDTSAKLEMGHRTVSGLAGIFVFLTFFLLWFKYKTAPKSAKIASLVALLFTVSAALTGMKMIRLEAPNLKYVSHMLLESFHIYESMIILGALVLTYRFLQRDENPSGGVPLWAYAFALTTMITGVLVRYTGSGEACGHEWPTCAGKLIPDLTNWQVALQFAHRNIAYVTWLAFLLAMVSNFNRTTLTAFVFINLQFLFAISMVVSGFFLPLVFLDTAMGFFLFAWLTYNLQLSKTPEPRVKPAW